One Myripristis murdjan chromosome 18, fMyrMur1.1, whole genome shotgun sequence DNA window includes the following coding sequences:
- the ccl36.1 gene encoding C-C motif chemokine 36.1: MPSSQVLLLCILGAALFSTVLANNGISPEDCCFAFYPRRVNKNLIASYYLTDQRCTRTGAIIVTKRGKHICVDPNLSWVQGIMKLLDERGF, from the exons ATGCCGAGCAGTCAGGTCCTCCTGCTGTGCATCCTGGGAGCTGCGCTGTTCTCCACAGTGCTGGCCAACA atgGAATTTCTCCTGAGGACTGCTGTTTTGCCTTCTACCCGAGGAGAGTGAACAAAAACCTCATCGCGTCATATTACCTGACGGATCAGAGGTGCACAAGGACAGGAGCCAT cattgTGACGAAGAGGGGAAAGCACATCTGCGTAGACCCCAATCTCAGCTGGGTTCAGGGCATCATGAAGCTTCTGGATGAACGCGGCTTCTAA